From a region of the Paenibacillus sp. R14(2021) genome:
- a CDS encoding vWA domain-containing protein — protein MRQILLVTDGCSNVGVSPVVAAAQAHAVGITVNVVGVVDQGDLVEFGTTEIEEIARAGGGLSRLTHTRQLSQTVQMLTRKTVVQTIQHAVQRELKQVLGTSSIEELPPEKRGEVVRVIDELSETSKLRVALLIDASASMKPKLHAVEEAIRDLAISLQSRQGGSELSVFHFPGSAYGEDCRQDLDWTRDISGVHAIFPRLQMRGTTPTGPALLHVIDFYQKADYGSRKNDGTDGMMSDYVV, from the coding sequence ATGAGGCAGATTCTATTAGTGACCGACGGTTGTTCCAATGTCGGGGTCAGTCCTGTCGTTGCCGCGGCCCAGGCCCATGCGGTCGGTATTACGGTCAATGTTGTTGGCGTTGTGGATCAAGGCGATCTTGTTGAGTTCGGCACGACGGAAATCGAGGAAATCGCTAGAGCGGGCGGAGGACTCAGCCGCCTTACCCATACACGCCAGCTGTCCCAGACGGTTCAGATGCTGACGCGCAAAACCGTCGTACAAACGATCCAGCATGCGGTGCAGCGCGAGCTGAAGCAGGTGCTTGGCACCTCGTCCATCGAAGAGCTGCCGCCTGAGAAGCGCGGCGAAGTCGTTCGCGTCATCGACGAGCTCAGCGAGACGAGCAAGCTCCGCGTAGCGCTGCTGATCGACGCCAGCGCCAGCATGAAGCCGAAGCTGCATGCGGTGGAAGAGGCCATTCGCGACTTGGCGATCAGCCTGCAGTCGAGGCAGGGCGGCAGTGAGCTGTCCGTGTTTCATTTTCCGGGATCGGCATACGGGGAGGACTGCAGGCAGGATCTGGATTGGACGCGCGATATTAGCGGCGTGCATGCGATATTCCCGCGGCTGCAGATGCGGGGAACGACGCCGACAGGGCCGGCGCTGCTGCATGTCATTGATTTTTACCAGAAAGCCGATTATGGTAGTAGGAAGAATGATGGAACGGACGGGATGATGAGTGACTACGTCGTTTGA
- a CDS encoding serine/threonine protein kinase, producing the protein MTTSFEWSLPRGTVIRGKWKQGSYRVERMLGEGANGKVFLVERQRYLYALKIGSDAVDLQSEVNVLQTIAKQKQKRGSNASAFLVDVDDFQAADGKEYPFYVMRYIKGMTLGDYLQRQGKEWFPVVGYHLLGKLAELHEAGWTFGDLKVENVIVADYGRPDLVDYGGATAFGKGVRQFTEIYDRGYWNAGSRTADAGYDLFSFAVLCVQLHEGRRLAQLSAGLLPQMRTHEELARFAAASPALRPMSGWLRKALYGEFANAREAAAAWQQWMHRPSGANRSPGAPAPRWMKGLFALSAAVLATTIYWLLRSGL; encoded by the coding sequence GTGACTACGTCGTTTGAATGGAGTCTCCCTCGCGGCACGGTCATTCGCGGCAAGTGGAAGCAAGGCAGCTACCGCGTGGAACGGATGCTAGGCGAAGGGGCTAATGGCAAAGTGTTTTTGGTGGAGCGGCAGCGTTATTTGTATGCGCTGAAGATCGGATCCGACGCGGTAGATTTGCAGTCGGAGGTCAACGTGCTGCAGACCATTGCCAAGCAGAAGCAGAAGCGCGGATCGAACGCCAGCGCGTTTCTTGTCGACGTGGATGATTTCCAGGCGGCGGACGGCAAGGAGTATCCTTTCTATGTCATGCGCTATATTAAGGGCATGACGCTCGGCGATTATTTGCAGCGCCAGGGCAAGGAGTGGTTCCCCGTCGTAGGCTATCATCTGTTGGGCAAGCTCGCGGAACTGCATGAGGCAGGCTGGACGTTCGGCGATTTGAAGGTCGAGAACGTAATCGTGGCTGATTACGGCAGGCCGGACCTTGTCGATTATGGGGGCGCGACCGCATTTGGCAAAGGCGTCCGGCAGTTTACCGAAATCTATGACCGCGGCTATTGGAATGCGGGCTCTCGTACGGCGGATGCAGGCTATGACCTGTTCTCGTTCGCCGTTCTTTGCGTGCAGCTGCACGAAGGACGGCGCCTCGCGCAGCTGTCGGCCGGATTGCTGCCGCAGATGCGAACGCATGAGGAGCTGGCGCGGTTTGCTGCCGCGAGTCCGGCCCTTAGGCCGATGAGCGGCTGGCTGCGCAAGGCGCTATACGGCGAATTCGCGAACGCGCGTGAAGCGGCCGCGGCTTGGCAGCAGTGGATGCACCGGCCAAGCGGTGCCAACCGGTCGCCCGGAGCGCCGGCGCCGCGCTGGATGAAAGGCTTGTTTGCACTGTCGGCAGCTGTGCTTGCGACGACGATTTATTGGCTGCTGCGTTCAGGACTCTAG
- the tilS gene encoding tRNA lysidine(34) synthetase TilS, translating to MDEWLSELRQLAKREGLWSPGDTVVVAVSGGPDSMALLHLLHRLAPTEALTLVAAHVNHGFRGEESAMEEESVRRFAEVLGIPYETVLLDMPAYIEETGMNSQAASRLKRYEFLHEVAHTYGAARIALAHHADDQAETVLMRIMRGTSPGGLAGIAFSRSEKNVELIRPLLRTYKADILRYCEERAVPYSVDSSNSRKHYFRNVVRLDILPYLSAHNPQISQSLVRLAELAAAEDDWLAQETKAVFDRHVLPRREGCQLNRKALLGLHVALQRRLIKLILNYIGLETEPTSFESVETIRLAAFESAATTWSFDAGSGVRFVREYDNLLFVRGSRGGMTSPSSGYAYVVAEGTERLRLPEAEAVLTIEEMAASDARRPANRLEALFDGDLLDFPLTVRNRRPGDRMEVLGLNGTKKVQDMFVDDRIAPSRREVLPIIVDAHGNVVWIPGIRRSGLAQVKESTSRVIRMKAQFASDFTV from the coding sequence GTGGATGAATGGCTGAGCGAATTGAGGCAGCTCGCGAAGCGGGAAGGCTTATGGTCGCCGGGAGACACGGTGGTCGTTGCCGTATCAGGCGGGCCGGACTCCATGGCGCTGCTGCATCTGCTCCACCGTCTTGCACCGACGGAGGCGCTCACCCTCGTCGCGGCCCATGTTAACCATGGGTTTCGAGGCGAAGAGTCCGCCATGGAGGAGGAATCGGTCAGACGGTTTGCCGAGGTACTCGGAATTCCGTACGAAACCGTGCTTCTCGATATGCCGGCATATATAGAAGAAACAGGAATGAATTCTCAGGCGGCTTCCCGGCTGAAACGCTATGAATTTCTACATGAAGTCGCTCATACATACGGCGCAGCGCGTATCGCGCTTGCCCACCATGCCGACGACCAAGCGGAGACAGTTCTTATGCGCATTATGCGCGGGACCAGTCCCGGCGGCCTCGCAGGCATCGCATTTTCCCGTTCTGAAAAAAACGTGGAACTTATTCGGCCGCTTTTGCGTACATACAAGGCAGACATCCTCCGTTACTGCGAAGAGCGGGCCGTCCCGTACAGCGTAGACAGCAGCAACAGCCGGAAGCATTACTTCCGCAACGTGGTCCGTTTGGACATTCTGCCGTACCTGTCGGCGCACAACCCCCAAATCTCGCAGTCTCTTGTCCGATTGGCGGAGCTTGCAGCGGCTGAAGACGACTGGCTGGCGCAAGAAACGAAGGCGGTTTTTGACCGCCATGTCCTGCCCCGCCGCGAAGGATGCCAATTGAACCGCAAAGCGCTGCTTGGTCTGCATGTCGCTTTACAAAGGAGATTGATTAAACTAATATTGAACTATATTGGCTTGGAAACGGAACCCACTTCATTCGAAAGTGTTGAAACGATACGGCTTGCAGCCTTCGAGAGCGCAGCCACAACGTGGAGCTTCGATGCAGGCAGCGGTGTACGGTTTGTACGTGAGTACGACAATTTGCTTTTCGTCCGCGGGTCGCGGGGAGGAATGACGTCCCCTTCAAGCGGATATGCTTATGTAGTGGCGGAAGGCACGGAGCGCCTGAGGCTGCCCGAAGCGGAAGCGGTATTGACGATTGAAGAGATGGCGGCATCCGATGCGCGGCGACCGGCCAACCGGCTGGAAGCGCTGTTTGACGGAGATTTGCTTGATTTTCCGCTCACAGTTCGAAACCGTCGTCCCGGCGACCGTATGGAGGTGCTTGGTTTAAACGGCACCAAAAAAGTACAAGATATGTTCGTTGACGATCGCATAGCTCCCTCGCGCCGCGAGGTGCTGCCGATTATTGTCGACGCTCATGGCAATGTGGTGTGGATTCCGGGCATTCGAAGGTCGGGACTCGCTCAAGTGAAGGAATCGACAAGCCGCGTTATTCGCATGAAAGCGCAGTTTGCGTCGGATTTTACCGTTTGA